A single genomic interval of Pyrobaculum arsenaticum DSM 13514 harbors:
- a CDS encoding phosphoribosyltransferase: MPKIPVKVVTFEEIVEWSRALAERIRESGWQPDVIVAIARGGYIPARLLCDWLGVSDLVSIQVVHWPTAAQMAEKAYVKYPVSVDLSGKKVLVVDDIVDTGDSVELAKKSVEECCKPAEVRTATLQVITPVAKYIPNYYAIEVKEWIWFAYPWNAVEDAVGFVMKIVKETGKTTWCLDELIHAHIEWYGREYIEKRFGYILYAVDLMGKRGLIKLNKCTS; this comes from the coding sequence GTGCCGAAGATTCCTGTTAAGGTAGTTACGTTTGAAGAAATAGTAGAGTGGTCAAGGGCGCTTGCTGAGAGGATTAGGGAAAGCGGTTGGCAACCTGATGTGATAGTTGCCATAGCCCGCGGCGGCTACATCCCAGCGAGGCTTTTGTGCGACTGGCTCGGCGTCAGCGATCTCGTCAGTATACAAGTGGTGCACTGGCCCACGGCGGCGCAGATGGCTGAGAAGGCCTATGTGAAATACCCTGTAAGTGTAGACCTAAGCGGCAAAAAGGTATTGGTAGTCGACGACATTGTAGATACTGGAGACAGCGTAGAGCTGGCAAAAAAGAGTGTTGAGGAGTGTTGTAAACCAGCGGAGGTAAGAACTGCAACTCTACAAGTCATAACCCCCGTAGCTAAGTACATTCCCAACTACTACGCAATCGAGGTGAAGGAATGGATATGGTTCGCCTATCCGTGGAACGCCGTAGAGGATGCCGTTGGATTTGTGATGAAAATTGTTAAAGAAACCGGTAAAACTACGTGGTGCCTTGACGAGTTGATCCACGCCCATATAGAGTGGTACGGTCGAGAGTATATAGAAAAGAGGTTTGGCTACATACTCTACGCTGTCGATTTGATGGGAAAAAGAGGGCTTATAAAACTCAACAAATGTACATCCTAG